In Eublepharis macularius isolate TG4126 chromosome 4, MPM_Emac_v1.0, whole genome shotgun sequence, the following are encoded in one genomic region:
- the LOC129327685 gene encoding olfactory receptor 2T10-like yields MFLGMNLLMFLIALIGNSLLLILIKMDSRLQTPMYFFLSQLAFMDLCQVLSIVPQTIVNFVTQKYTISLYACVTQIFIILVLGGAECLILATMSYDRYVAICRPLQYPVLMSRQICYIFSMGVWFWSSVQALTCSLYVLSLPYCKSNVIKHNMCDYPALVQLSCSDNSAFEKAIYLGDFLVFLIPVTVILASYIAILLQVLKSRSSERSHKALGTCLSHLCVVGLFYGASMVTYMTPVSSYSAQKSMTNTVFYTIVPAMMNPFIYSLRNRDVSAALRKLFAKCSLHK; encoded by the coding sequence ATGTTTCTTGGAATGAATCTCTTAATGTTCCTCATTGCTTTGATTGGCAATAGTCTCCTTCTGATTCTAATTAAAATggactccagactacagacaccAATGTACTTTTTCCTCAGCCAGTTAGCCTTCATGGACTTATGCCAGGTTCTCTCAATTGTACCTCAAACAATAGTAAATTTTGTAACTCAGAAATACACTATTTCACTCTATGCATGTGTCACACAGATTTTCATCATACTAGTCTTGGGAGGAGCAGAATGCCTCATCCTGGCTACCATGTCATATGACAGGTATGTGGCCATATGCAGGCCTCTGCAGTATCCAGTCCTCATGAGCAGACAAATCTGCTACATCTTTTCCATGGGGGTCTGGTTTTGGTCTTCTGTACAGGCTTTGACGTGTTCCCTCTATGTACTATCTCTTCCCTACTGCAAGTCCAATGTGATTAAACATAACATGTGTGATTATCCAGCCCTTGTTCAGCTGTCCTGTTCTGACAATTCTGCCTTTGAAAAAGCAATCTACCTTGGGGATTTCCTGGTATTTCTCATCCCAGTCACGGTCATCCTTGCTTCCTACATAGCCATTCTCCTGCAAGTCTTAAAGTCTCGCTCGTCTGAGAGAAGCCACAAGGCCTTGGGCACCTGCTTGTCTCACTTGTGTGTGGTGGGGCTCTTCTATGGAGCATCCATGGTGACGTACATGACACCTGTATCCTCCTACTCAGCACAAAAGTCCATGACTAATACTGTGTTTTATACTATTGTGCCTGCCATGATGAACCCTTTCATATACAGTCTGCGAAACCGGGATGTGTCAGCAGCACTGAGAAAACTCTTTGCAAAATGTTCATTGCACAAATGA